A region of the Mytilus galloprovincialis chromosome 1, xbMytGall1.hap1.1, whole genome shotgun sequence genome:
AATGTTGTACAGCTTATATATAATCAGAAGTAGTTGAGTACATTATATAGGTTGCTGTTAACTGAATGAGAATTTTTCCAACTTTTTCATTGCGTCATCGTACTTTGTATTAGCATCAAGTACTtggtttgaaaaatattttgagttatcgttattaatttctttataatgatTGTAAACTAAGAGTGGACGGTTGAATTCAGCGTTTGCATAAGAAGATGCGTATGGTTTAGGCTGATATTCCAACCAATTTTCTCTGCTTTGAATGTTACCACGTGGAGTTTTTGACAAATCGTCAAAGTCTAATTCATCAAACCGTGGACTTTGATTTGGTTTTTGCGAACTGATTGGTGGTTTGGTGCTACCGGTAAGCCAAGTGTCTGGTTTAGGATTTGGACCCATTGGTCTATAACCTACACTGTTATGTGGTATACTGCCTGAAGTATTAGTAGGAAATCCCAACATAGTTCTAACATTTTCACGGTTTCTATCTGTACAACAGGAACACGATAAAGTTCCCGTGCCTTCGTATACTGGTATGATATGTCCGTATTGAGCATAATGGAGATAGTCAGCCACTAATCCGTCTACTAAAGTTTTTTGCGGGTTAATCTTTTGTGGAGGTGTGTTTGTCATTGGTTCGTCGGGTGGGTCTCTGTACACTGTTTTAGGATAGGAATCTAATATTTGTGTTTCACTTCGAGGCGGCCCTGCCGGTTGAAACTGGACCTTTCTTGATTTACCTGGCAGAGGACGAACATGAATAGAAGGTTTGGGATTTAAAGGTTGTACGGTTATTTTAGAATCAGTTGTCACAAATCCGTCAGAATTTGTCCTCCTTGCACTTCTTGGAGTACGGCCACCCATGCTTTCCTCACGGATCGGAGGAAGACGATGAAGCTTGGTCACCGATACTTGATATTTTGATTTGCTGGCAGCCATTGCTACGTACGTCAAAGACTCTACAAATAAAAACAgtaaataaaagactttaaagAAATGAAATCTATATCGAATGTTTTCTTGACTTGTAGACAAATTTAATCGAATATTTAAATACctcaaaactttttaaattaagtaTGTTTACATAATAAGTTATGTTGGTTTTAAATTTTACTGCAGTCGGCCAATATACAGTTTACGATAAtaaattgaaatgatttttacATTATATGTCTACATATTTATTTAAGGGAGAAAAGACACGGGGAAACTGTAATTTATAAAGTTAGGTGAAGTTTTTAGAAATGAACGTTcgaaatattgttaaaaatttcAAACGATTGAAACAATATAATTGTGTTGAATGGTTGTTAATTAAATAACctccagtggcaattatttcattTCGTATAACTGATAGAAAATGTATGTATATAGGAAATAGTTGAAGCAAGAGACATCATTCCTGCAACAAGTAGAAATTATTAAGCAATCTCGGCGTGTCGCTTACTTTTAATAGGTCTACTTGTTTTATAAGTAAAACAAAGCAGTTTTATATGTACATGCATTGTCTAAACACTGGGATTATTGCCAAATCATATATAGTTCAATGATATCTCCAAAATTCTCTAAATTTGGAAACCCCTGCGtagttatttcaaaatttattaaatcaTTACTTTAGAATTAAAGACcatatttttttcatgtaatTTCATCCTCTTTCTTATTACTAAATgcataaaatagaaaaaatatatttggaaggtttaaaaaaaaatggacagaTTCACGAGCGTAATATATATAGACTGTCCACACAAagaaaggacgataactgtgtcctccGACAATATTACAGACACCAATTACTTAAAATTACTTCGAACACTCAGTCTGACTGTATCTGTTGAAGTTTTGTTACATTTGACGCGGTCAATCATAGAAGTcttgttttcaatatttctgaTAAAGAAAGGAGAAATAAGCAGACTCACATGCACAAAATGGTTTATAACGGTACAGCTATCGCCATGTTGTTTATTGTTGTCATAGAACGATATGTCTCATGGTTGATATGTCTACCTGATCTCACCTGTGTATTtcttttaaataccaaagggagaaaatctattaaaaaataatttgtttaatcaGTAGAATTAAGGgcatttaaattaagaaaagatTGAAAAAGATATCAAATTTGACATTGGCGACTATAACCTGGATTAGGACTAGATATAAGTTATATAAAAGTATTACAATCAGATTTTTAATTGCGAGGTTATAAAAGGAAGAGCGAAGATTGTCTTTAAATTATTACATTCTACAACTTACATTGTCGTCGTATTATaccatattttaatattttaatcaatattAACTTCCTCACTGCATTATCGAttataagatgaaaaaaaatacttcaaaaaACAAAAGCACATCATTATTATTCCCGTATGAAATTTCTCTGAACTTATGCTCGAAAATGACCCGGTACCTGAAATCCGTAAAATACACCGTAAACAAAATTTGAGATAGACTAGGTGCGATTTTTTCGTTGGGTTTATTGTCTACAAGAAATGCACGACAAAATAACTGTGGACATAACGGTTAAGCTAAAATTCTCactgttataaaattgagaatggaaacatgTCATAGATATAACAAGAAGACCAAAGAGCAAATGTACGTTTTTGAGTAGAGTGAAATATTACTTAACAATGTATGCTTGTAATGATGTACTGCctcaactattttttttacatacatatattctcataaatgtaatgttctgaaatatctgccactggacattaataAATCAACAACCATGCAACACAAATCATTGTTATCactcatttgaaatttcaaacaatatttggaacgttttcttttaaatcttcccatacttaaaacaaaatacagaGTTTTCCTGTGTTATGTCTCCTTTCAATGGATATATGTCCTCTTTAGAAAAATAGGAAGTTTATTTGGACTGCAAGGAGAGttgtattaacaaaaaaaaaaaaggcccaaTGACGTCTGATCAAAATGTAATTAATCGctaatttgaattttaattatttcactttTGAAATGTCGTTCTATTCTACAAAAGGTATTGcttacaatattaaaaaatgtattgaatatTTGTTACAAACCACAAAAATTTATTGTTGGATAAGTGAGCCTTTTTTTATAAACTCGTTAAAACTCTtacacatatacattgtatatactttcaattttacttttgaaaaaaaaagatgtttttaatatcaaacaggtaaatttaaaattaatcacgttaaaagtaaaattatttctttaatcATTGTGATCATATCTGAATATCAATTGAAGTAATAAACATTACGATATGTGAGACCTTTATAATAATGTGAATAGGACAAAATAAGTTTTAGAATTACTAAATAGAAGGAATAGGATATTGGCAAgttttgttgaaaacaaatgatCTATAACTAAAAGTGTTTTGCTTTGTAATGTGATATAACGTAAGGCTCAAGCGCTTTTATATTCACTTCAAATTAAAACGTCAACAGAaagatttttacatatattccGAGGTTCTTTCCGTGTGGATTAACTTCAGAAATCGGATATCGTAAGAGAGTTATGACGAAGATTTGGGTAAGAAAATTAAATTCGTTCCTTTATGTAGAACTTGGAATGTTTGCTAATTTGTGTAAagttaatatgattttttttctcatatcttCATAAATTTTTAACGTAAACAAGATAGCTATTATGCGCGTAGCTGCAtatacgtcaaaacgcccgggcgtacacttgaattttgaaaataaaacaaataatcgacatagaataagaaaaactggtcagacgcacatcagccttgtgcttcttttttcaatggattgtaattttgaataaaaagggactaaatttaatcaaatagataatatatttgttcaaatcttttgtaaaagtctgaatctactatgaattctacgtacttttcttatattttaatcaattcactatctgctcagattcgatatgctgtttgtatttttgtagagcctgtgatttatgtcccaaaagcgagacaaagcggcgtcaatatttaggttccaAATGTGAATGACTCTCCTTAAAATTTTACCaaagttggacagaaactgtttatgaccaatagataaaattgagaatggaaatggggaatgtgtcaaagagacaacaacccgaccatagaaaaaacaacagcagagggtcaccaacaggtcttcaatgtagcgagaaattcccgcacccggaggcgtccttcagctggcccctaaacaaatatatactagtccagtgataatgaacgccatactaatttccaaattgtacacaagaaactaaaattaaaataatacaagactaacaaaggccagaggctcctgacttgggacaggcgcaaaaatgcggcggggttaaacatgtttgtgagatctcaaccctccccctatacctctaaccaatgtagtaaagtaaacgcgtaacaatacgcacattaaaattcagttcaagagaaatccgagtctgatgtcagaagatgtaaccaaagaaaataaacaaaatgacaataatacataaataacaacagactactagcagttaactgacatgccagctccagacttcaattaaactgactggaagattataatttcatcatatgaacatcaggcacaatccttcccgttaggggtttagtatcataccatcataacatatatgagaagaacataacccgcgtcatgccaacaactgtttttagaataaatgtgtttagttccgatgcaaagaccttatcagtgactcaatattaacgcctaaatatgcaatctttaatgacttgacaacagtatcgtaattatatcccttctaaataagtctattcaaaggttttgtaagtttctgaggtgaatactgacacctatgtgctttataaagaatattaccataaaaaattggatgtgaaatacctgaacgtattagaagtctgcatgttgagctatatttacgaatgatgtctttataccgatgataaaatttagtaaatgttttgactagtttgtgatatcgaaaaccctggtgtaataatttttcagtaatacataaatttctctcgttaaaatcgaaagcattgttacatacacgagcgaatcgtacaagttgagatatataaacaccgtaagatggtgacaagggaacgtcaccatctaaaaacggataattaacgataggaaatgaaaaatcatcccttttatcatatattttagtattcagctttccattagtgatatagatatcaagatcgagaaaagggcagtggtcattgttagtattagctttatttaaagtaagttcaacaggataaatttcattaatatacatactgaagtcgtcattattgagagccaaaatatcatccaaatatctaaaagtattattaaatttgtttatcagatgttgtttcgatgggtctttgcttatttttgtcataaattgtaactcataacaatacaaaaacaggtccgcaataagtggtgcacagttagtccccattggaattccgataatctgacgatatacggaatctccaaagcgaacaaaaatgttatctagtaaaaattcaagggcatatacagtatcaaagcatgtccaattaacatagtttttttgtttattgctactaaaaaatgacctaaaagagagtattcagagcaatataataatgcaattataatatctttaattttcccgAATTGTAAGGACAAAATGTATGTCTTTCTGCAACTTATAAGTAGTCGcagtttgggcttacattttgttatttctcagtTACAAtaactacttgtcgaaccttcatcgaattttatgcCGAAGAACctttttctatgactaatgtctaatttaaaagctaaaattttgaaagcatatgttttcgttcatttttctgttcttttctgatagacagatagccggactcttctttacgcaattaattgttttacatgctttatttataaaccttcatagattgtcgtgaaatattcAAGATCAagaaacaaatcaaaagaaaattttagattttttaaatccctttaaaggaatgataaattaattcactttttgtgggaagaaatccAAGGTTatccagaatttttttatattgcacctcttagaaatattttttttgtgttcattaaaaggtgcttttgtcgattgtatgctcactcacggcaccctttaaacttatttaaaagtaatatttgcttggacgttttctctaaaaccaatggcCATTTggctagcttccagtttaacacgatgaataaggtaacatattacaaaatttaaccaaaacaaataaaccatttagattcaaaagtatgttgctatcaatgattttttactaacaggaatcattatggtatctcattctcgatatCTTTTTGGGGCTTTgtccctttcgaacccactacccgcaggtgctttaacattgagcggttggcacccctcatatccctcgccaaggtttgggcgtacacgtaaaaatgacccagcttCGCCACTGGCTATTCAGAAACTCAATATCTGTACTGTAGATAGCAAATTGATatgattttgaaaagaaatatggctaatacatgtagttaaaaaaaGAACGTTCCTTAAAATTCTTCTATTTCAGTATCATTGGTGATGtcttcaaatacaaaaaagaCGAGAAGGTTTCGCTTAGGTCCAGCTGAAGATGAAATTTCATTCCGACAATTGCAGAAAAAGCATGGCCATCTTATAAAAAATGTTGGTCGCTTTGTTGCAACCTACCCGAAACAAGATAACAATCTTTATCAGCACAACTTAAACTATGCAAAGCCTAAACCCGTGTTTAAAGGATATTTACCAAAAACTGAAGTCCTGAAAAACGAAGATGCTGGCTCACAAGCAAATGTTCTAGTGTACCCCGAGGATGATATACGTGACAATGAAATTGTGGACGATGTTCCGAAATACATATATaccacaaaatttaaaaaacaaccaGGATATGATACTGCTAACAAAATAGTTGAAAAAGTAAATCCCAGAGTAACACAAGCTATGAAAGAGCAAGAACGTTTACAATCACAAAGAAAAATAGTTGATACAATGATTGACGATTATCTGTGTAACCATAACTACGGACATGTTATACCGTGGTATGAAGGCACGGGCGTTCTCACGTGCGAATGTTGTACAGACAGAAACAGGGAAAATGTCAGAAATGTGCTCGGATTACCACCAGATCCAGACAATACCGTCTCGCCAAGGGAAAGGAACTCTTGGTTATCTACAACAAATGAAAGTGGGAAAGACGTTAAGTATAATGTGTATCCATTAGGACGACAGCATAAACATCAAGTGCAAGCTCTGAAAATTGATCCTGCTTTCCGGTTATCTGATGCAACAACACGCAATAATTGGGCATCCTCAGCAACATTTAACATGCCTGATTTTTACAAACAAGAACTGACAAGAAGTTATCCAGACTACGTTATAAACAAGAAAAATTCATCTTTACCACGTTTATTTCCAAATATTCGAACAACGCCTGGACCTACATACATTTCACCGAATTATAATGCGAAAAAATGGTCAAGTTTTAAAAGTAAATTCAAAGAAAGGACCGCAGATATGGAAACTATAAGAGAATCAGATTATGGATATTTATTCAACAGGGTTTCAAGTGCCGATAGAAAATATAATCTTGCCATGGGAAATTTGAGAAAATTTAAAGCTAGATAAACAGCCAAACTGGTAGTGTTTATTATAATCATTAGCAGAATAATAAATTTATgtataaacaataatgtatatttctgttttttttttacttttcagttAAGTGCAGTTTAGTAATGTTGTTTTGTAAGTTCCCTCGTTTCAAGTGTCAAGAATAAATCAACAGCTTATTACAATCTTTTTTTTAGATTATCTAGCTAAGGTTCAGTGTAAACTTTTACTGTCACTTGATAGCCGTCGTACACGATATTTTCTTcataataaaagtttaaaaacaatCGCTGTCTCCTTTTTTTAGAATAGAAACTTTCTATCAAAATTACCATCCATTGACTGCTTAACTAAGTGATTGTCCATTAAAGTTCTGAATCAGCTTAAATTTGTGATATCATATCAATCTTTACACCAACGTGCATCACTATTCGTATCTGAACCAAGTAAGGCTACCTGGGCCATGCGCTGTTGACTTTTTGTGTTCGTCCGTTTATTTTCGGATAATTCGGGTGTAAGTAATTTATGTGGTATGTTGTATCGTTAGCCTTTAATAATCAACTTCTATTTTCCGTTTCTACAAAATTTACTATCGATAAAATCTTTTCCTTAAAAAAACCCAATTTCGATAAATTTTAGAACGTCTTCATATTCCTTTGAAaactacagtggcggatccagccatttaaaaaaagggggggtttcccaacccagagtaaaagggggggggggggaggttccaactatatgctcccattcaaatgcattgatcggcaaaaaaggggggttccaacccccggaaccccccgccccctggatccgccactgaactagctattatagatagatagaaaATTAATCTACTACTACAAAACGTCTACTTACAGTGACCAGTTGTAAGAATTCCTAAAtgataccaggtttataattaaATCTCAAAACATTCCCGTCCTTACAAACGAGTTAAAGAGGCCCTCGAATCAAAATAGTCAGAAGATCATTTGAAAAGATCATTGAAAAACGTTACACTGACCACATATTCATGACGTGAATGAATGGTATAGGAATGGTAGTGAAATACATAACTTTCCTAATGATATAAAGTTTCGTTATTGAATCACTTAAATACTTCTTTCAAAAGGGGAACGAAAGGAGAAAATGTGCGAAAATAGGGTAAGAAAATGACTATTTGTATGACATTTTAAAACCAAATAGCCGATTTCAGAGTTGTGGTTGCTAATATCTCAAATCagacatttgaaaaataagtCTTTTTTTGTAAACAGGAGAACAGATGGAAAGATGACACACAAAATTGGTTTGATAATCTATATATAATTGTTCAAATGTATAGTTTATTTAATTCCAATCCATTGATTTGTAATTGAAATTTCTTTCATTTATATTGAAGAAGTATAAAGGTCACTAAACTcgtctttttatttattaacattcaaaagggagtttgaaataaatattaataaagtgGTGGTAGAATGCTTTGATAAGTGGAACTCATATATCTGTATGATACATCCTCCATTACGTACGTCATCGTATTTTGTAAGAAAAGTCTTGTACATCTCGCGTGATGGAGCGGCGAAAAAGCCATATCGGGTGCAAATTGTACCATATTACCTATATTCAACGTCGACTTATATACACATTAGCGGTGGTAAATTGATGCAGGAAAGTTGATGAAACTCTTCTATAAagaatttgtcataaaattttcAACGTCTCCATAAATGAAGcaaaagttttattatttatactaaaacatagatttaaaaaaaatatgggagGAATGTATTTACTAAAAATAGATTAAATCTATGTTATGTCATAGACTCGGAAAGCAATGCGTGTCTTTAGTATGGTACTTTGATTCATACATCAGAATTATTGTTAAGATATATCAAAATCGACAGTATTACAATATACCGAAAATCTAATTCCCCATAgacatgcaaaaagtaaaatcacaaaaaactccgtggaaaattcaaaacgaaaagtccctaatcaaatggcaaaatcaaaagctcaaacacatcaaacgaaatgaTAACAACTGTGATATTTCTTACTTGGAACAGGCGTTTTCTTAAATAGAAAAAAGCGGAttaaaacctgattttatagctagctaaacctctcacttgtatttttaatatggcagtcgcatcaaattccattatattgacaacaatgcgtgaacaaaacaaacagacataattatgtaaaaatgtcaaaaatacagcagtcaatattgtgtaataatcttaatcactaaaacacataaaaatatatagcaaattagcacaaaatggcatatagaccaagaaTATTACAGCGAGTATTGCAAAATACATGTCTAATATATGTCTAATACATGTCTAAtatgggttgatgccactgctggtggacatttcgttcCCGAgagtatcatcagcccagtagtcaacacttcggtgttgacatgaatatcaataatgtggtctttttctataaatttcctgtttaaaaaactttgaatttttcgaaaaactaaggattttcttatcccaggcatagattaccttagccgtatttggcacaactttttggaattttggatcctcattgctcttcaacattgtacttgtttggctttattaatattttgatatgagcgtcactgatgagtcttatgtagacgaaacgcgcgtctggcgtacttaattataatcctggtacctttgataactatttacaccactgggtcgatgccactgctggtggacgtttcgtccccgagggtatcaccagcccagtagtcaaaacttcggtgttgacatgaatatcaataatgtggtcatttttataaatttcctgtttacaaaaacttggaatttttcgaaaaactaaggattttcttatctcaggcatagattaccttagacgttttcggcacaacgttttggaattttggatcctcaatgctcttcaactttgtacttgtttggctttattaatattttaatatgagcgtcactgatgagtcttatgtagacgaaacgcgcgtctggcgtactaaattataatcctggtacctttgataactataataaCTAGGAAATATAATCTTCAATTGAACTTGTAGTATAGGATaccaaatataaattaaaatctgGCTTATATTGTGACTTGCATCTTTGATCTGGAAATCAGTATCGGATTAGAACAAAGCTTTACGACAAAAGGGGTGATGTTAGattccaaattgtgaactttccatttctatgtagcagcaTTCAGCACCGCATACACATGGAGATTATATCACCAAGTTGATCTGATATTCTAGAGCT
Encoded here:
- the LOC143046225 gene encoding uncharacterized protein LOC143046225, whose amino-acid sequence is MAASKSKYQVSVTKLHRLPPIREESMGGRTPRSARRTNSDGFVTTDSKITVQPLNPKPSIHVRPLPGKSRKVQFQPAGPPRSETQILDSYPKTVYRDPPDEPMTNTPPQKINPQKTLVDGLVADYLHYAQYGHIIPVYEGTGTLSCSCCTDRNRENVRTMLGFPTNTSGSIPHNSVGYRPMGPNPKPDTWLTGSTKPPISSQKPNQSPRFDELDFDDLSKTPRGNIQSRENWLEYQPKPYASSYANAEFNRPLLVYNHYKEINNDNSKYFSNQVLDANTKYDDAMKKLEKFSFS